From Juglans regia cultivar Chandler chromosome 6, Walnut 2.0, whole genome shotgun sequence, the proteins below share one genomic window:
- the LOC109019466 gene encoding cytochrome P450 CYP82D47-like, whose translation MASILALFLFFLFLFWIWRRTQKAAPQKILPPKAGGAWPIIGHLHLLGGTQPAHITLGDMVDKNGPIFSINLGMHRAIVVSSSKIAKECFTTNDKVFANRPKALATELMGYNYAMFGLGPYGSYWRHVRRIATLELLSNHRIEMFKHIRESEVNTAIKEIYELSTKNNNALVEMRRWFGYVTLNVVFMMVIKKRFAWAVTKDEDEGNDQFRNAMRDFVVLSGTFVASDVLPYLRWLDLGGYEKAMKKTAKKLDHEVEGWLEEHKQRRISGEIKKGHQDFMDVMLSTVVDSEEISNYDADTITKATCLGLIFGGTDTTTVTMTWALSLLLNNREALKKVQQELDLQIGRYRLVMESDVKNLVYLHAVIKETMRLYPAAPLSLPHESLEDCTLAGYHIPMGTRLLVNLSKIHRDPQVWSDPTEFRPERFLTTHKVVDFKGQHFELIPFSSGRRVCPGISFALHVMQLTLANFLHAFEITTVPADEPVDMTENVGLTSLKATPLEVHLTPRLPSSAYA comes from the exons ATGGCTAGCATACTTGCcctatttctctttttcttatttctattttggatATGGAGGAGAACCCAAAAGGCTGCCCCTCAAAAGATACTCCCACCAAAAGCAGGTGGTGCATGGCCTATAATTGGCCACCTCCACCTATTAGGAGGGACGCAACCTGCCCATATAACCCTAGGTGACATGGTTGACAAGAACGGACCAATCTTCAGTATCAACTTGGGCATGCATAGAGCTATAGTAGTAAGCAGTTCAAAGATAGCTAAAGAGTGTTTCACTACCAACGATAAAGTCTTTGCCAACCGTCCAAAAGCTTTGGCGACAGAACTCATGGGTTACAACTATGCCATGTTTGGTCTGGGACCATATGGTTCCTATTGGCGTCATGTTCGAAGAATAGCCACTCTTGAGCTCCTCTCAAATCATCGTATCGAGATGTTCAAACACATCCGAGAGTCAGAGGTAAATACGGCCATCAAAGAGATCTACGAGTTGTCGACCAAGAACAACAACGCATTAGTGGAGATGAGAAGATGGTTCGGCTATGTAACCCTAAACGTTGTGTTTATGATGGTTATAAAGAAGCGATTTGCTTGGGCTGTAACCAAGGATGAGGATGAAGGAAATGATCAATTTCGAAATGCGATGAGAGATTTCGTTGTGTTGAGTGGGACATTTGTAGCTTCAGATGTACTTCCATATCTAAGATGGTTGGACTTGGGTGGGTACGAGAAGGCAATGAAGAAAACAGCAAAAAAATTAGATCATGAGGTCGAAGGATGGCTAGAAGAACACAAGCAAAGAAGAATTTCTGGGGAGATAAAGAAAGGACATCAAGACTTTATGGATGTGATGTTGTCTACTGTCGTTGACAGTGAGGAGATTTCTAATTATGATGCTGATACAATCACCAAGGCTACTTGTCTG GGCCTCATCTTTGGTGGTACAGATACAACGACGGTGACAATGACATGGGCGCTCTCTCTACTTCTTAATAACCGAGAGGCTCTTAAGAAAGTCCAACAAGAATTAGACCTCCAGATTGGTAGATATAGATTAGTGATGGAATCAGACGTGAAAAACCTAGTCTATCTTCATGCTGTCATCAAGGAAACAATGCGTTTATATCCCGCAGCGCCACTTTCTCTACCGCACGAGTCTCTTGAGGATTGCACTTTGGCTGGTTACCACATCCCAATGGGCACCCGTCTTCTTGTTAATCTATCAAAGATTCATAGAGATCCCCAAGTGTGGTCAGATCCAACAGAATTTCGCCCAGAAAGATTCCTTACAACCCACAAAGTTGTTGACTTTAAGGGCCAGCATTTTGAGCTCATACCATTTAGTAGCGGGAGGAGAGTTTGTCCAGGAATCTCATTTGCACTACATGTTATGCAACTCACACTTGCTAACTTCTTGCATGCCTTTGAGATTACGACAGTACCAGCAGATGAACCAGTAGACATGACTGAGAACGTCGGACTTACATCCCTAAAAGCGACCCCACTTGAAGTCCATCTCACTCCACGCCTTCCTTCCTCAGCATATGCATGA